In one window of Calypte anna isolate BGI_N300 chromosome 1, bCalAnn1_v1.p, whole genome shotgun sequence DNA:
- the MMP7 gene encoding matrilysin: MQSLLLCAALLLAGSLALPVRLKREARSTMDMKDVQAYLDAFFPSFTKTKSLSLEEKIEEMQRFFHLTITGKLDEETVAILRQPRCGIPDTGDNRLFSRNPWGKTHLTYKIASYTTDLPKQKVDDAIRRALMVWSDVTPLRFRRVYNGHADIVIEFARREHGDKYPFDGRGRVLAHAFSPGEGIGGDAHFDDDEKWSEFNKESNLFLVAAHEFGHSLGLAHSNVRGALMYPTYTYTNPATFRLPEDDKRRIQKLYGKKSSNS, encoded by the exons ATGCAATCCCTCTTACTttgtgctgctcttctcctaGCTGGAAGTCTTGCTCTTCCTGTACGACTTAAACGAGAAGCACGGAGTACCATGGACATGAAGGATGTGCAG GCATATCTTGATGCATTCTTTCCAtcttttacaaaaacaaaaagcctgagTTTAGAAGAGAAGATTGAAGAAATGCAGAGGTTTTTCCATCTGACCATAACTGGAAAATTAGATGAAGAAACAGTAGCAATACTGAGACAGCCCAGATGTGGGATTCCTGATACAGGAGACAACAGATTATTTTCTAGAAACCCATGGGGAAAGACACATTTGACTTACAA GATTGCCAGTTATACAACTGATCTACCCAAACAGAAAGTGGATGATGCAATTAGAAGGGCTTTAATGGTATGGAGTGATGTGACTCCTCTGAGGTTCCGAAGAGTGTACAATGGACATGCAGACATTGTGATTGAATTTGCACGCCGTG aGCATGGTGATAAATATCCTTTTGATGGAAGAGGTAGAGTACTAGCTCATGCCTTCTCACCTGGAGAAGGGATTGGTGGAGATGCTCAttttgatgatgatgaaaaGTGGTCAGAGTTCAATAAAG aatcTAATTTGTTCCTTGTTGCTGCTCATGAATTTGGCCATTCTTTGGGACTTGCTCATTCAAATGTCCGTGGAGCTCTGATGTACCCTACCTACACATACACGAACCCAGCAACCTTCAGACTTCCAGAGGACGATAAGCGAAGGATTCAGAAGTTATATG GGAAAAAGTCATCAAACTCTTGA